TATGACCTTGAGGATTCCTGTGGATTCCCTTTGGTTCTCGTTCAAATTCCCATGTGCAATGAGAGAGAGGTAACATTCTATTTAATCAACACACagatttctttgtttcttttacaAATGCCAATGGCTGTGTTCCAAGACACTCTCCTCTAACTAGATTCATTATATCCTGAGAGAGGCTAGTTAGTGTAGTTACAATGCAAGTTCTCATGTTTCAGTGTTTTCTGTTTGTCTAATTTGGTTAATTGCATTGCATTCTATACAGGTTTATGCACAGTCAATCTCAGCTGCATGTCAGTTGGATTGGCCTAGGGATCGGCTCCTAATTCAGGTCCTAGATGATTCAGATGAAGAAAGTATACAGCTTCTAATCAGAGATGAAGTCTCTGCATGGAGGCAGAAAGGACTGAACATAGTCTACCAACACCGACTCATCAGAACTGGTTACAAAGCTGGCAACCTAAAATCAGCCATGGCTTGTGATTACATCAAAGACTATGAGTTTGTTGCAATATTTGATGCTGATTTCCAACCCAATCCAGATTTCCTTAAATTAACAATCCCACACTTCAAGGTTATTATAATCCTAACAAACCCAAGAACAGAATATATTTTGGAAAAACAATTAAGAATTTGTGCTCTTGATAATCTTCCTCATTAGTGATATATTGTGATTGACTTCACAGGACAATCCTGAGCTGGGTCTTGTTCAAGCCCGTTGGTCTTTCGTGAACAAAGATGAGAACTTGCTAACGCGGCTCCAGAACATAAGTTTAAGCTTTCACTTTGAGGTAGAGCAGCAAGTAAATGGCATTTTCCTCAACTTCTTTGGGTTCAATGGAACTGCAGGTGTGTGGAGAATTAAGGCACTTGAGGACTCGGGAGGTTGGCTTGAGAGAACCACTGTTGAGGATATGGATATTGCAGTTCGGGCTCACTTGAATGGGTGGAAGTTCATCTTCCTCAATGATGTTAGGGTGCTCTGTGAATTACCAGAGTCTTATGAAGCTTACAAGAAACAACAGCAACGTTGGCATTCGGGTCCAATGCAGCTATTTCGATTATGTCTTCCCAGTATCATCACCTCTAAGGTTATTCTCAGTTGCCACAGCTTCAATTACCTAAAGGCTATGAGGTTGATCTTCACTAAGTTTGATAAAATTATTCTTGGCTAactttgatattattttggtgCAGATATCAATTTGGAAGAAAGCCAACTtgattttcctcttcttccttctcagAAAACTGATTCTTCCATTCTACTCCTTCACATTGTTCTGCATCATCCTTCCATTAACAATATTTGTACCAGAGGTCGAATTACCTACATGGGTGATCTGTTACTTGCCCATCTTGATGTCCCTTCTGAACATCCTACCTGCCCCAAAATCGTTTCCTTTCTTAGTTCCATTCCAACTGTTTGAGAACACCATGTCCGTGACAAAATTCAATGCGATGGTGTCAGGGCTATTTCAGCTGGGGAGTGCTTATGAATGGGTTGTGACAAAGAAGTCAGGGAGATCATCTGAATCAGATTTAATAGGGATGACTGAGGTGGCATTGAAGTCTTCTAATCAGCAGAAGCTCCATGAGAGAGTATCTGAATCTGATCTAGCAGTTTCAAGTAAATTACATAAACATGAAAAGATTCCAttgagaaacaagaaaaacaaactcTACAGAAAGGAGCTTGTGCTTGCATTTCTTCTACTCACTGCATCTGCAAGAAGCCTAGTATCAGCTCATGGTTTGCATTTCTATTTCTTGTTGTTTCAAGGTCTATCATTCCTTATTGTTGGCTTGGACCTGATTGGAGAACAGATGCAGTGAGATGAGAGTGAAAATTCTCCATTTGGAGCCACAAATTTTCTTTAATAAATTACAGTTAAGAGGTACTCCATTTAACATCAAAAAAACTTAATCAAAGAGTTGGTATTGAATTTCATAACAGTTATCAAGATCTCTTTTATATGGAATCAGTAGATCAGAGATACCGATACCATTATTCAGTTGGATTCTTagtattctttctcttctcaacaCTCACCCTCACATGGTAGCTTCTGTGTACCTGTCTCTCTACACATGGACAAACAACTTAAGGAGAAATAACAATGAAACCTGAGCGATCATGATACCATGTTGGAGCGTCTAACCCAACACCTCAAGGTATTAAGTTGAGATAGCTTCCTAAGGACCTAAACAAAGCGATGTGAGACTATAGCCCTACAACTCTCAAACATCTCATTTTGAAATATGTTTGTACGATCATGTCAAAACCTACTCCGAACCGTTAAGACCGATCGAAAAAACTTGGGCcgaaattggtttggttttgggctggggtattgCAAGACCGGCTAAAAACCGAACCAACTGATAACcaaaccgaatgaaaccgataaaaaaacatagagtataaggttatgaataggtggATTGATTactcattgatttcaatattagtgagcaattttctggttgtaaggggaattatTACAAATCAACG
The nucleotide sequence above comes from Telopea speciosissima isolate NSW1024214 ecotype Mountain lineage chromosome 3, Tspe_v1, whole genome shotgun sequence. Encoded proteins:
- the LOC122654021 gene encoding xyloglucan glycosyltransferase 4-like, encoding MDNPNNYSVLDINGDAVSVLPEKSKTKNTKQFAWVLLLRAHRAVSCLFWLVKTFFAMVAAAKKRIIFLRRREEPKNRGGLLRFVKVLLLVSMAALFLDVIAHLKGWNLGLIQPLKAQSSIHWSYLGWLSFRADYIAPMIKGLSKFCIVLFLVQSLDRLLLCLGCFWIKFKSLKPTAEGNAYDLEDSCGFPLVLVQIPMCNEREVYAQSISAACQLDWPRDRLLIQVLDDSDEESIQLLIRDEVSAWRQKGLNIVYQHRLIRTGYKAGNLKSAMACDYIKDYEFVAIFDADFQPNPDFLKLTIPHFKDNPELGLVQARWSFVNKDENLLTRLQNISLSFHFEVEQQVNGIFLNFFGFNGTAGVWRIKALEDSGGWLERTTVEDMDIAVRAHLNGWKFIFLNDVRVLCELPESYEAYKKQQQRWHSGPMQLFRLCLPSIITSKISIWKKANLIFLFFLLRKLILPFYSFTLFCIILPLTIFVPEVELPTWVICYLPILMSLLNILPAPKSFPFLVPFQLFENTMSVTKFNAMVSGLFQLGSAYEWVVTKKSGRSSESDLIGMTEVALKSSNQQKLHERVSESDLAVSSKLHKHEKIPLRNKKNKLYRKELVLAFLLLTASARSLVSAHGLHFYFLLFQGLSFLIVGLDLIGEQMQ